The following proteins are co-located in the Candidatus Cybelea sp. genome:
- a CDS encoding isoprenylcysteine carboxylmethyltransferase family protein, whose protein sequence is MAIYYWCVAGLWLLFVAVWIISSLGAKTSLRSRAWGRGVLLRLIVVVLVLAMLRLPNVSHGFRHATLYLANRNAPLGIAGVALCALGIGLAIYARFYLGSNWGLPMARKANPELITSGPYAFVRHPIYSGILLAMAGSALAESITWVLALPIFGPYFVYSARVEERTMAEAFPAQYPAYRAHTKMLIPFVF, encoded by the coding sequence GTGGCGATCTACTACTGGTGTGTTGCCGGGCTCTGGCTGCTCTTCGTGGCGGTTTGGATTATTTCGAGCCTCGGCGCAAAAACGAGCCTGCGCAGCCGCGCATGGGGGCGCGGGGTCCTGCTTCGCCTCATCGTCGTCGTGCTCGTTCTGGCTATGCTGCGGCTCCCGAATGTCTCGCACGGATTCCGCCACGCGACCTTGTACCTCGCGAACCGCAATGCTCCTCTGGGAATCGCGGGCGTCGCTCTCTGCGCGCTCGGCATCGGACTGGCAATTTACGCGCGGTTCTACCTCGGCTCGAACTGGGGCCTGCCGATGGCGCGCAAAGCGAACCCCGAACTCATAACCAGCGGACCGTACGCGTTCGTCCGTCACCCGATCTACAGCGGAATTCTACTCGCGATGGCCGGCTCGGCGCTGGCGGAGAGCATCACCTGGGTGCTGGCGCTGCCCATCTTCGGGCCGTACTTCGTCTACAGCGCGCGGGTCGAGGAGCGGACGATGGCAGAGGCCTTCCCCGCGCAGTATCCCGCCTACCGGGCCCACACGAAGATGCTGATTCCCTTCGTCTTTTAG